The DNA window AACTTCGGTAATTACTCGGATCGGCTTAAGGCAGACTATGATGCCGACTCGCTGCTGGCGTTCACCGAAGCGGGCTACCGTTTTGGGCAGTCGGACGCGAACCTTGAGCCCTTCGTCAATCTGAGCTACATCCGTCTGCATACGGATAACTTCGAGGAAAGTGGCGGTGCCGCAGCGCTTAGCGTGCGTAATGAAACGATGAATACCTTCTATTCCACGTTGGGCGTGCGCGGTACGGTTGAACTGCCGCAGAACGTCAGTCTTTACGGCTCACTGGGTTGGCAGCATGCCTACGGCGATAAAACCACCTCTTCGCGTATGGCCTTTGCCGGCAGCGATGCGTTTACCACGCAGGGCACTGCGGTTGATGACAACCTGATGGTGGCGGACGTCGGGGTGAGCGTGAAGCTGTCGCGCTCCACTAGCCTGGATCTCGGCTATCAGGGGCAATACGGTTCCGATACCCAGGTTAATGCCGTTAATGCCAACATCCGATGGTCATTCTGATTTCTTGATAAATTCGGTTTGGTTATAACGGGGTATCGTTGGGCAACAGATTATCGTTGCCTGGCGGTATCTCGTCTCTCTGTGGCAGGTCTGGGTCCTCAGACGAAGAGTGCTCAAGCAGCTTAAATAACGCGGTTCGTTCATCCTCGCTCAAGTCCCGCCATTCGCCCAGCGCTAACCCTTCCAGACTGATGTTCATAATGCGCACGCGCTCAAGTTTGGTGACTTGATAGCCAAAGTATTTACACATACGGCGGATTTGGCGGTTAAGCCCCTGCACCAGCGTAATGCGTAACACCTGCGGAGCTTCTTGCTCCACCTGGCATTTATGGGTCACCTTGCCCAATATCGGCACGCCCGCTCCCATGCCCTGAATAAACTCATCGGTCAGCGGTTTGTCGACGGTGACCAGGTACTCTTTTTGGTGATTGTTGCCGGCGCGCAGGATCTTATTGACCAGTTCACCGCGGTTGGTCAGAAAAATCAGCCCCTGAGAGTCTTTATCCAGGCGGCCGACGGGGAAGGTGCGCTGGCTGTGGTTAACGAAATCACCGATGTTGTTCGGCACGTGTTTACCCATGCTGGTGATGATGCCCACGGGTTTATTCAGCGCGATCAGCACCAAATCTGCATCATTACGCGGCTCTATCTG is part of the Serratia quinivorans genome and encodes:
- the rluF_2 gene encoding Ribosomal large subunit pseudouridine synthase F, with product MPTQSSIRLNKYISDSGICSRRQADRYIKLGKVFINDNLAEVGAPVFIGDVVSVNGQQIEPRNDADLVLIALNKPVGIITSMGKHVPNNIGDFVNHSQRTFPVGRLDKDSQGLIFLTNRGELVNKILRAGNNHQKEYLVTVDKPLTDEFIQGMGAGVPILGKVTHKCQVEQEAPQVLRITLVQGLNRQIRRMCKYFGYQVTKLERVRIMNISLEGLALGEWRDLSEDERTALFKLLEHSSSEDPDLPQRDEIPPGNDNLLPNDTPL